The Bubalus kerabau isolate K-KA32 ecotype Philippines breed swamp buffalo chromosome X, PCC_UOA_SB_1v2, whole genome shotgun sequence genome has a segment encoding these proteins:
- the LOC129639549 gene encoding DDB1- and CUL4-associated factor 12-like protein 2: MALQQTGKKTPEEPAPQKATEGSSSLSSSSPGSAAVHADGPQPPKKPKRMVVRRSLVDYLKGREVGARGRAGLSGFDSELHGLAVRKLPELLRERELSLGTMDKVFASQWLNARQVVCGTKCNTLFVMDVQSSQIMRIPLMRDRRHSPAHAQQGCGIHAVQLNPSKTLLATGGENPNSLAIYWLPTLDPLCLGDHGHKDWIFAIDWMSDTVVVSGSRDGTLGIWKIDPDVFRSSMAWRRAAGLSVYAHIRPLEVEDVPRADTNPGNCKVRAVAFGAKRQELGAVTVDGYFHLWKAQNTLSRLLSIRLPYCRDNVCLTYCDELSLYAVGSQSHISFLDLRQGHQSIRHLCSREGGTSVRSLSFYEHIVTVGTGQGSLLFYDVRAQKFLEEKVSDSQRSSPRPTGRKFRLICGRGWLNQDDLQMNYFSALGELPNAVYTHCYNWPEMKLFVAGGPLPSSLRGNYAGLWS, encoded by the coding sequence ATGGCCCTGCAGCAAACAGGTAAGAAGACGCCGGAAGAGCCTGCGCCGCAGAAGGCCACAGAGGGCTCGTCGTCGCTGAGCTCGTCGTCGCCGGGCTCGGCGGCGGTGCACGCAGACGGCCCGCAGCCTCCCAAGAAGCCCAAGCGGATGGTGGTGCGGCGCTCACTGGTGGACTACCTGAAGGGGCGCGAGGTGGGCGCGCGGGGCCGCGCGGGGCTCTCAGGCTTCGATAGCGAGCTGCATGGCCTCGCGGTGCGGAAGCTGCCAGAGCTGCTGCGGGAGCGCGAACTGTCCTTGGGCACCATGGACAAGGTGTTCGCGTCGCAGTGGCTGAACGCCAGGCAGGTGGTGTGCGGTACCAAGTGCAACACGCTCTTCGTGATGGACGTGCAGTCCAGCCAGATAATGCGCATCCCCCTCATGCGGGATCGTCGGCACTCGCCGGCCCACGCCCAGCAGGGCTGCGGCATCCATGCCGTCCAGCTGAATCCCTCCAAGACGCTGCTGGCCACCGGGGGCGAGAACCCCAACAGCCTGGCCATCTACTGGTTGCCAACGCTGGATCCCTTGTGCCTGGGCGACCACGGCCACAAAGACTGGATCTTCGCCATCGACTGGATGAGCGACACGGTGGTGGTGAGCGGCTCCCGCGACGGCACCTTGGGCATCTGGAAGATAGACCCCGACGTATTCCGGAGCAGCATGGCCTGGCGCCGTGCTGCAGGGCTCTCCGTGTATGCCCACATCCGTCCCTTGGAAGTGGAGGATGTCCCCAGGGCCGACACCAACCCAGGTAACTGCAAGGTGCGGGCTGTGGCCTTCGGCGCCAAGAGGCAGGAGCTGGGAGCCGTGACCGTGGATGGCTACTTCCACCTGTGGAAAGCCCAGAATACCCTGTCCAGGCTGCTGTCCATCAGGCTGCCTTACTGCAGAGACAACGTGTGCCTGACCTACTGCGATGAGTTGTCCCTGTACGCGGTAGGCTCCCAGTCCCATATCTCTTTCCTGGATCTGCGCCAGGGTCACCAGAGCATCCGACACCTGTGCTCCCGTGAGGGCGGCACGAGTGTGCGCTCCCTGAGCTTCTATGAGCACATCGTCACCGTGGGCACCGGCCAGGGCTCTCTGCTCTTCTATGACGTCCGCGCGCAGAAGTTCCTGGAGGAGAAGGTCTCTGACAGCCAGCGCTCCTCTCCGCGGCCCACAGGGAGGAAGTTCAGGCTGATCTGTGGCAGAGGCTGGCTCAACCAAGATGACCTGCAGATGAACTACTTCAGTGCCTTGGGCGAGTTGCCTAATGCTGTCTACACCCACTGTTACAACTGGCCGGAGATGAAGCTCTTCGTCGCTGGCGGCCCTCTTCCTTCAAGCCTCCGTGGGAACTATGCAGGCCTCTGGAGCTAA